DNA sequence from the Vicia villosa cultivar HV-30 ecotype Madison, WI linkage group LG3, Vvil1.0, whole genome shotgun sequence genome:
CGTGCTTAGTTCTTTAGCCATTTTTACAATGTCTTTTTTCAAGGTGCCAAGAGTAGTAGTGAAGAATATTACTAGGATCCAAAATAAATTCCTTTGGGGGGAGTGGAGGAAAAGAGAAGAATTCATTGGATAAAGTGGGAGGATGTTAATTTGCCTCTAATTAACAAGTGGAGATGGAGAATTCTTGTCGGGCAAAAGTCTTTGTGGTATAATATTTTGAAGTCCCGTTATGGAGACTTAACTTTGTATATTTTTGGGGACGGAAAAGATATTATAGCTCATTCTTCTTGCTCCCTTTGGTGGAAAGATATGATTAAGAttggttcttcttcttcatatgaTCCTATTGTTGTCAATAGTAGGTTCTCCGTTCACAATGGACTTTTTACTCCTTTTTGGGAATCTACTTGGTTGGATAAAATTTCTTTGAAAGAGGAATTTCCGAAATTATTTGAAGTATCTAGTTTGAAGAGAGTCATGTTGGGGGAGGCCGCGGATGCTAACAAACTTGAAGAGTTGCTGGGTCGGTTGGAGGATTTCGACGGGTGGAAGGACGGTAGGGATTCATTGATTTGGTGTGGTAATTCAGGCTTGGCTTTTTCGGTAGCGCCGTGTTATGAGTTTTCTGATCGGCTTCGGATTCTTTATGGTCCTCCTAATAAGTGTGATAGCTCTTTTGGGTTACTTTAGCTTACGGAAGTTCCGTTCAAAATCAAGGCTTTCGGTTGGAGACTTTTTCGCAATAGACTTCCCACAAAAGATCTTTTGTTGT
Encoded proteins:
- the LOC131658524 gene encoding uncharacterized protein LOC131658524; its protein translation is MGFGDKWMKWMELLVFNSSMLVLVNGSPTKVFDVHKGLRQGDLLSPFLFVLVAEGFNPRKEATWNPLVLKMKNRLEGWTNRFLNLGGRITLLKSVLSSLAIFTMSFFKSRYGDLTLYIFGDGKDIIAHSSCSLWWKDMIKIGSSSSYDPIVVNSRFSVHNGLFTPFWESTWLDKISLKEEFPKLFEVSSLKRVMLGEAADANKLEELLGRLEDFDGWKDGRDSLIWCGNSGLAFSVAPCYEFSDRLRILYGPPNKCDSSFGLL